A single region of the Latilactobacillus curvatus JCM 1096 = DSM 20019 genome encodes:
- a CDS encoding YbaB/EbfC family nucleoid-associated protein: protein MRGMGNMQGMMKQMQKMQKEMGQTQEALNNTEFVGKAANDLVVVTMTGDKKMKDIAIKPEAIDPDDVDMLQDLIIMATNEAMTEIDKQTQAQMGKFTKGLPF from the coding sequence ATGCGCGGAATGGGTAATATGCAAGGTATGATGAAACAAATGCAAAAGATGCAAAAAGAAATGGGGCAAACACAAGAAGCCCTCAACAATACAGAATTTGTCGGCAAAGCAGCCAACGATTTAGTCGTGGTCACAATGACTGGCGACAAGAAGATGAAAGACATTGCCATTAAACCAGAGGCCATCGATCCAGATGATGTTGATATGTTACAAGACCTCATTATCATGGCAACTAACGAAGCGATGACTGAAATCGATAAACAAACACAAGCCCAAATGGGTAAATTTACTAAAGGCCTCCCATTTTAA
- the recR gene encoding recombination mediator RecR, whose translation MQYPEPIAKLIESYMKLPGIGNKTATRLAFYTIDMNEDDVTNFAKNLISARRDLHYCSVCGNITDEDPCEICRDTTRSQDMILVVEQPKDVMSMERMNDYHGLYHVLHGVLSPIEGKGPDDINIANLIKRLQKTPAKEVIIATNATPEGEATAMYISRLIKPAGIKVTRLAHGLSVGSDIEYADEMTLLKAVEGRQEI comes from the coding sequence ATGCAATATCCAGAACCAATTGCGAAGCTGATCGAAAGCTACATGAAGTTACCTGGGATTGGGAACAAGACCGCAACCCGATTAGCTTTTTACACGATTGATATGAATGAAGACGATGTGACGAATTTCGCCAAGAACTTAATTTCGGCACGTCGTGATCTGCATTATTGTAGTGTCTGTGGCAACATTACGGATGAAGACCCGTGCGAAATTTGTCGCGATACAACGCGGAGTCAAGACATGATCTTAGTGGTTGAACAACCGAAAGATGTCATGTCGATGGAACGGATGAATGATTATCATGGGCTCTACCATGTCTTGCATGGGGTGTTATCACCGATTGAAGGCAAGGGGCCCGATGATATTAACATCGCCAATTTGATTAAACGATTGCAAAAAACACCGGCTAAAGAAGTTATCATTGCTACTAATGCAACACCTGAAGGGGAAGCAACGGCAATGTATATTTCGCGGTTGATTAAACCAGCTGGGATTAAAGTGACGCGTTTGGCGCACGGTTTATCAGTCGGTAGCGATATTGAATACGCAGATGAAATGACGTTGTTAAAAGCGGTTGAAGGGCGTCAAGAAATTTAA